In Kwoniella dejecticola CBS 10117 chromosome 4, complete sequence, one genomic interval encodes:
- a CDS encoding pre-mRNA-processing ATP-dependent RNA helicase PRP5 gives MPRSPRRSRSPEGGRRGGGSYRDKDRDRDRERDSSPSRYERSYGASGSSSRRSDDRKGSISRYDDDRDRYASSRDKDRYRDRDRDRSRDRYRGEDDRDRRRRDERDDRRYHENSRDHRPSDRDRDRDRRDRSRDDKRRDEARPANGRHTRSPSPSSRKPAVHSTLNTTNGSTPGGSPAPETDEDKKRKAKERLEAWKKQRALKEGKTATPEPPTKSSSPAPPTVPAPSIGNLPKPTGLPGKPTAFSLSRIGLPLKAGSKPTPLKRSLAATLDDEESSDRKLQKLGDLPEINPEVQSGEAADIGAIGDDMAVEDVKPETNGNGDADDVVEDKMDVDEKPDTGAAQEDSAIKVDAAEEEEEEDPLDAFMKANVQEVSKVDSADAKRMGLRASGDDSDNEEEEKVKVEDKLAEAEALLQQAASKSRKKDLPPPDHSKIDYEPFRKAFYNPPSEVLDMDEEDAELLRLEMDGIKIRGQDAPRPVKNWGAYGLPTGCLDVIRHHGWATPTSIQAQAIPAIMSGRDVIGIAKTGSGKTIAFLLPMFRHVRDQRPVSGSEGPIAVVMSPTRELATQIYKECQSFLKVLNIRVTCCVGGSSISEDIAAMKKGAEVVVCTPGRMIDLLTANNGRVTNLRRTTYMVMDEADRMFDMGFEPQVMKIINNVRPTAQKVLFSATFPKTMESLARKILVKPLEITVGGRSVVAPEIDQRVEVRETESKFNRLLEILGEMGESHKEEEDFRTLIFVDRQESADDLFRDLLQRGYVCASLHGGKEQVDRDEAIKNFKNGDVPIIVATSVAARGLDVKELKLVINYDCPNHMEDYVHRAGRTGRAGNTGTCITFITPQQEKFSVDIKRALEASNAFIPEDLKTMADGFMEKIKSGKARQAGSGYAGKGLERIERKRLEKDQAEKHTYGDTSEALSLASREGAVIPYKPKTTEYKQPESNPNAGKGDADYTFTEIKVEVIHGPAPDRVIQNQPQKPVIAALPAQTIAALEKAKAEGRTVDAEKLAKVVARLTQSIELTKAEKLGLAQPAMVGGVRTKDPDATDYHAIFPINDYPQKARWKATNKEQMTLLQEISGASITMKGLYYPPGVEPGPGEEPKLSLLIESNDEHRVRAAVDEIRRNLVEASVAALNTADRAPGGSGRYAV, from the exons ATGCCCAGGTCACCAAGAAGATCCCGCTCGcctgaaggaggaagaagaggcggtGGCTCATACAGGGACAAAGACAGggatagagacagagaaagagattcttcaccttcacgGTACGAGCGTTCTTACGGTGCTAGCGGTAGCTCTTCTCGACGGTCTGACGATCGAAAAGGCTCAATCTCCCGATATGACGACGATCGCGATCGATATGCCTCTTCAAGAGATAAAGACAGGTATCGAGACAGGGACAGAGACAGAAGCAGGGATAGATACCGTGGTGAGGATGATCGCgatagacgaagaagagacgagaGGGATGACAGAAGATATCACGAAAACAGTCGAGATCACCGACCTTcagaccgagatcgagatcgagaccGTCGTGACCGCTCACGAGATGATAAAAGGAGAGATGAAGCACGTCCGGCGAACGGACGACATACCCGttccccttcaccttcatccagAAAGCCTGCAGTTCATTCTACCTTGAACACGACTAATGGCAGTACACCCGGAGGATCTCCTGCTCCGGAGACGGACGAAGACAAAAAGCGTAAAGCGAAAGAAAGGCTGGAAGCTTGGAAGAAGCAAAGGGCActgaaagaaggaaagacggCAACTCCAGAGCCTCCGACCAAATCGTCAAGTCCAGCTCCTCCCACTGTTCCAGCTCCTTCTATCGGAAATTTACCCAAAC CAACTGGTCTTCCTGGCAAACCCACCGCATTCTCTCTTTCGCGAATCGGATTACCCCTCAAAGCAGGATCCAAACCCACCCCGCTGAAGAGGTCTTTAGCTGCGACGCTAGATGACGAAGAGTCGTCAGATAGGAAGTTACAGAAACTTGGAGATCTTCCAGAAATCAATCCCGAAGTCCAGTCTGGAGAAGCGGCTGACATCGGAGCTATCGGTGACGACATGGCTGTAGAAGACGTCAAACCCGAAACgaatggcaatggcgatGCCGATGATGTCGTGGAGGATaagatggatgtcgatgagaagCCTGATACAGGTGCTGCTCAGGAAGACAGTGCGATCAAAGTGGATgcagcggaggaagaagaagaagaggatccaTTGGACGCGTTCATGAAAGCCAATGTGCAGGAGGTGAGCAAGGTCGATAGTGCAGATGCGAAACGTATGGGACTTCGAGCGTCTGGTGATGATAGtgacaacgaagaagaggagaaagtcaAAGTTGAAGACAAGCTGGCAGAGGCCGAAGCTCTATTGCA GCAAGCAGCATCCAAATCACGTAAGAAGGATCTACCGCCGCCTGACCATTCGAAGATCGACTATGAGCCTTTCCGAAAAGCGTTCTACAACCCACCTTCCGAAGTTCTGGAcatggatgaagaggatgcagAATTGCTGAGattggagatggacggtATCAAGATCAGAGGTCAGGATGCACCTAGACCAGTGAAGAACTGGGGAGCTTACGGTCTCCCGACCGGATG TCTGGACGTCATACGTCATCACGGATGGGCGACGCCTACTTCCATCCAAGCACAAGCTATACCTGCTATTATGTCAGGTCGTGATGTGATCGGTATCGCGAAAACTGGTTCCGGTAAAACCatcgctttcctccttcccatGTTCAGGCATGTTCGTGATCAAAGGCCTGTTTCCGGGAGTGAAGGACCGATAGCTGTTGTAATGTCTCCTACCCGAGAATTGGCAACCCAAATATACAAGGAATGTCAATCATTCTTGAAGGTCTTGAACATCAGA GTGACGTGCTGTGTTGGTGGTTCATCGATTTCTGAAGATATCGCCGCTATGAAAAAGGGAGCCGAAGTAGTCGTCTGTACACCCGGTCGAATGATCGACCTACTCACGGCCAACAATGGACGAGTGACGAATCTCCGAAGAACAACATATATGGTGATggacgaagctgatcgaaTGTTCGATATGGGCTTTGAGCCCCAAGTAAtgaaaatcatcaacaatGTCCGACCGACCGCTCAAAAAGTCTTGTTCTCAGCTACATTCCCCAAAACGATGGAATCCCTCGCTCGAAAGATCTTAGTGAAACCACTGGAAATAACGGTCGGTGGTCGATCGGTTGTTGCGCCCGAGATTGATCAACGGGTAGAAGTCCGAGAAACAGAATCCAAGTTTAATAGATTGTTAGAGATCCTCGGAGAGATGGGTGAATCGCataaggaagaagaagatttcaGGACTTTGATCTTTGTGGATCGACAGGAATCTGCGGATGACTTGTTCAGGGATCTGCTTCAACGAGGATATGTCTGTGCGAGTTTGCACGGTGGAAAAGAACAGGTTGACAGAGATGAGGCGATCAAGAACTTCAAGAATGGTGATGTACCGATTATCGTGGCTACTTCGGTCGCTGCCAGAGGGTTGGACGTCAAGGAGTTGAAGTTGGTCATT AACTACGACTGTCCCAATCATATGGAGGACTACGTGCACCGAGCTGGACGAACAGGTCGTGCGGGTAACACTGGTACCTGTATCACATTTATCACTCCACAACAAGAGAAGTTCTCCGTCGACATCAAGAGAGCATTGGAGGCCAGTAACGCCTTCATTCCTGAGGATCTCAAAACCATGGCTGATG GCTTCATGGAGAAGATAAAATCAGGTAAAGCACGACAAGCCGGTAGTGGGTACGCCGGTAAAGGTTTGGAACGAATCGAACGAAAGAGGCTCGAAAAGGACCAAGCGGAGAAACACACATACGGAGATACATCCGAAGCTTTATCGCTCGCATCACGAGAAGGCGCTGTCATACCTTACAAGCCCAAGACAACCGAATACAAACAACCCGAGTCCAACCCCAACGCAGGAAAGGGAGATGCCGATTACACTTTCACCgagatcaaagtcgaagtcaTCCATGGACCTGCGCCGGATCGAGTCATCCAGAATCAACCGCAAAAACCTGTCATTGCCGCTTTGCCCGCGCAGACTATCGCTGCTCTTgaaaaggcgaaggcggaAGGCCGAACGGTGGATGCGGAGAAACTGGCGAAAGTGGTAGCTCGATTGACGCAATCGATCGAATTGACCAAAGCTGAGAAATTGGGTTTGGCTCAACCAGCGATGGTGGGAGGTGTACGAACGAAAGATCCTGATGCGACTGATTATCATGCGATCTTCCCTATCAATGATTACCCTCAGAAAGCACGATGGAAAGCGACCAACAAGGAACAGATGACTCTGCTCCAAGAGATCTCGGGGGCGAGTATCACGATGAAGGGATTGTATTATCCCCCTGGAGTCGAGCCTGGACCAGGGGAGGAACCGAAGCTCTCCTTGCTCATTGAGAGTAACGACGAACATCGAGTCAGAGCTGCAGTGGATGAGATCAGGAGGAATTTGGTCGAGGCTTCCGTTGCTGCGCTCAAT ACCGCTGATAGAGCCCcaggtggaagtggaagatatGCTGTATAA